CGGGTCGGGCGCCCGGAGGGTTGTCGTTTCCATGTCTCCAGCCTGCTGCGGGGGGTGCCCGACGAGGGACGACCCGGCGGTGGGACCTGGCGTCCACCGAACGGTGGACGGGGAAGTGGTTCGACCCATCGCGCGGCGTCGCGTACAGTTGTCGCTCGGTGGTAGACGGCCACATGCTGGACCACGCCCTCGGGCGCGGGTCGGGCGGGGACGGACGGTCGTCGAACACGAAGGGTAGTGGCGCAATTGGTAGCGCAGCGGTCTCCAAAACCGCAGGTTGCAGGTTCGAGCCCTGTCTACCCTGCCAAGGGTCTTACGACCCGGTACATCCAGGTGTCAGTGCCGTCCAGCGTCGCCGGCAGGCGGCATTGGGCGCCGTCGGAAGTTTGAGGTTGGACAAGTGAGCGAGTCGGCCGGAGCCGTTGAGGCACGTGGCACGTCGCCGCGCAAGAACGGTGAGCGCAAGGGGCTGTTCGCCCGCATCGCCCTGTTCGTGCGCCAGGTGGTCGGCGAGCTCAAGAAGGTCGTCTCCCCGACCCGTCAGGAGCTGCTCACCTACACCGGTGTCGTGCTCGTGTTCGTCGCCATCGTCATGGCCTTCGTCGGGCTGCTGGACTACCTCATCGGGCTGGGCGTCTTCGCCCTCTTCGGCTGAGCCGGCCCCCCGCACCACCCCACCGCTAGTCGAAAGCAGGTTCGTTCGTGTCCCAGGAGCCTCTGGACCAGGAGAACGTCGACGCCACCGAGGACCTCGGCACGCCCGCCGAGCCCGAGGCGGCGCTTGACGCACCCGTGGACGCCGACGTCGCGGACGAGTCCGCCGAGCCCGCGGAGGAGTCTGCCGAGCCCACGGAGGAGCCCGCCGAGGAGCCTGCTGAGCCCGACGAGGAGGACCCGGCCGAGGAGTTCAAGCGGACCCTGCGCTCGCAGCTCGGCGACTGGTACGTCATCCACTCCTACGCGGGGTACGAGAACCGTGTGAAGGCCAACCTGGAGAACCGCATCCAGAGCCTGAACATGGAGGACTACATCTTCCAGATCGAGGTCCCCATGGAGGAGGTGACCGAGATCAAGAACGCGCAGAAGAAGACCGTCCGCCGCGTCCGCATCCCCGGTTACGTCCTCGTGCGCATGGACCTCACCGACGAGTCGTGGGGCGCCGTGCGCCACACGCCGGGCGTCACGGGCTTCGTGGGCCACACGCACCAGCCGGTGCCGCTGACGCTCGACGAGGTGTTCTCGATGCTCGCCCCGACGATGCTCGAGGCTCCCGCCGCCGCCGGCAAGCCCAGCACCGCCGCGGCGAAGGCCAAGGCTGCCGCCGTCGTCGTCGACTTCGAGGTGGGCGAGTCGGTCACCGTCACGGACGGCCCGTTCGACACGCTGCCCGCCACGATCTCCGAGATCAACGTCGAGGCCCAGAAGCTCAAGGTCCTCGTCTCCATCTTCGGCCGGGAGACCCCGGTCGAGCTGTCGTTCAACCAGGTCGCCAAGATCTGATCGCGCGACGGCGCCGACTGCCCGCGGAGCCCTCCGCGGGCTTCGGCATGCAACCGGTTCATCGCCCACGGCGTCGGACCACGAACAGGAAAGGGGACGGCACATGCCCCCCAAGAAGAAGGTCTCCGGCCTGATCAAGCTCCAGATCAACGCCGGTGCGGCCACCCCCGCCCCGCCGATCGGCCCCGCGCTCGGTCAGCACGGCGTGAACATCATGGAGTTCTGCAAGGCCTACAACGCGGCCACCGAGTCGCAGCGCGGCAACGTGGTTCCCGTCGAGATCACGGTGTACGAGGACCGCTCGTTCACCTTCATCACGAAGACGCCGCCGGCCGCCGAGCTCATCAAGAAGGCTGCGGGCGTCGCCAAGGGCTCCGCCACGCCGCACACCGTCAAGGTCGCCTCGCTGTCCGCGGACCAGATCCGCGAGATCGCGCAGACCAAGATGGACGACCTCAACGCGAACGACATCGACGCCGCGATGAAGATCGTGGCCGGCACCGCGCGTTCGATGGGCATCACGACCCAGCTCTGAGGCACCCCGGTGGTCGAGCCCGTCGAGACCACCTGAAACACCCGCTGTGGCAGGGCCTCCCGGCCCGCTACGACCACTCAAGGAGAAGCCACCATGGCAAAGCACGGCAAGGCCTACCGGGCCGTCGCGGACAAGATCGACCGCGACGCGCTCTACGCCCCGCTCGACGCGGTGCGCCTGGCCAAGGAGACCTCGACCACCAAGTACGACGCCACCGTCGAGGTCGCGTTCCGTCTCGGTGTGGACCCGCGCAAGGCGGACCAGATGGTCCGCGGCACGGTCAACCTGCCGCACGGCACGGGCAAGACCGCCCGCGTCCTGGTGTTCGCGAACGGCCCGAAGGCCGCCGAGGCCGAGGCCGCCGGAGCCGACATCGTCGGTGGTGACGAGCTCATCGAGCGCGTGGCCGCGGGCTTCACGGACTTCGACTCGGCCGTCGCGACCCCGGACCTCATGGGCAAGGTCGGTCGTCTCGGTAAGGTGCTGGGCCCGCGCGGCCTGATGCCGAACCCGAAGACCGGCACCGTGACCATGGACGTCACCAAGGCCGTCACCGAGATCAAGGGCGGCAAGATCGAGTTCCGCGTCGACAAGCACGCGAACCTCCACTTCATCATCGGCAAGGTCTCGTTCGACGAGGCGAAGCTGGCGGAGAACTACGCCGCCGCGCTGGACGAGATCCTGCGTCTCAAGCCGTCGACGTCGAAGGGTCGCTACCTGACCAAGGCGACGATCTCGACGACGATGGGCCCGGGCATCCCGGTCGACCCGTCGCGCACGACGAAGCTCACCGAGGACAGCGCCGCCTGAGGCGTCACCTCACAGCGCAGGGCCCATCCCGTCCGTCCGGACGGGGTGGGCCCTGTGTCGTGACGTGGGTCACATTTCGGACGCCACGTATCAGAACCGGCCGAGCTCCCTCTCCTCCACCTGACAGCGGCGACAGCCTGGAGGGTGAGATGCGGATCGACCGGCGCTCCACCCCCGTTGCCGACCCACGGCCCCGCCTAGGCGTCGACCCGTGGCCCCACCTAGGCTCGACGCGACCGGGAGGGGGCCAGAGCGCACCGGCGAGCATGTGCGAGGACTGGATGACTTCTGACGACGACGTCGCACCCGACACTGCCGTGGGGGAGCCGGAGACGCTCGGGGACCGCGCGGCGTTGGCGCTGCTCGAGTACCGCGAAGGGCGTACCGACGCGATGACGGAGCTCGTCCGTGAGGCGACCCCGCTCCTGTGGCACACCGTCCGTGCCCAGGGCGTGGACCGCGATACCGCGGACGACGTCGTGCAGGGCGTGTGGGCCGCGCTGGTGCGGCACGCACACACGATCGCCGAGCCGCACGCGGTGCTCAAGTGGCTCCTCGTCACGGCACGGCGGGCCGCGTGGGAGGCGGTGCGCCGCACCCGGGACGACCAGCGCCGTCGGGCGGAGCTGCCGGACGACTCGCCGACCAGCCCGCACGTCCTTCCGGACCCGCAGCCGGGTCCGGACGCGCACCTGTTGCGCGACGAGCAGGACCGCGCCGTCTGGCGTGCGCTGCTGCGGCTGCCCGAACGCTGCCAGGAGCTGCTGCGCCTGGTCTCGCTCGCCGACCGTCCGGACTACCGGATGATCTCCGCGGCGATCGGCATGCCGGTGGGTTCCATCGGCGCGACCCGAGGGCGGTGTCTCGCAAAGCTGCGGACCGTCCTCGCAGACCTGGGGGAGGACCCATGGACAGCCTGACATTCCCACCGGACGTGCCGATCGACGACATCGACCTGGCCGTCCTCGCATCCCTGGCCCGCGCCGTGGCCGCCACCGATCCGGTCCCCGACGGGCTCGTGGAGCGCTCGCGGTTCGCGATGTCGCTCGCCGCGCTCGAGCAGGAGGTGGCGGAGGTGATGTCCATGGCGTCCGTCGAGACGCTGGCGGGCGCCGTGCGCAGTGCGTCCGCACCCCACGAGGCCCGCACCATCACGTTCACGCACGACTCCGTGACGGTGATGATCGCGCTCTCGCCGTCGGACGAGGGTGGGGTGCGCGTGGACGGCTGGCTCGCGCCGGCGGCACCACTGACGGTGGTGCTCCGCCAGCCGGGCGGTGAGGTGTCGACCGCGGCCGACGACGACGGCCGCTTCTCCTTCGCCGCCGTCGACCGCGGCCCGGCCAGCCTGCTGGTCCGGCCCGACCCTGACGGCACCGCCGTGACCACCCCCGTGATCGAGCTCTGAGGACCGCCGATGGCATCGCAGCCCACCCCCCAGGAGTGGCTCCAGGGGATGCTCCCCCGCCTCCTGCCCACCGACCCAGGCACCACCCGGCGGGTGGGGGACAAGCCGCCCCTGCCGACCTGGTACGTCGGCGACCGCCTGATCGTCGACATGCCGACGCCGGAGGCCGCGGACGGCCAGGACCGGGCGGAGGCGGAGGCGGAGTGCGTGTGGCTGCGCGAGCTGCGGACCGTGGCCGAGCAGCTCGACCTGCGGGTCGAGGTCCAGCCCGAGTCGTACGAGGATCTCGAGCTGCTGCAGGCGGTCGGCGCCGATGACCTGCTCGGCCCCGAGACGAAGGCGGAGCTCCACCGCCTCTTCGGAACGTTCGTCCGCCTCGCGCCGGCCACGGACGGCTCGTCGGCGGACGTCTGGAGCGTCCTCGCGACGGTCTACGGCCGGTCGGCCTCGGACGACGACGACCGCGCGCTCACCGACGTGGTGCGCGGGCTCACGAAGGCCTTCACGGAGGCCCGGGAGCCGACGTCCGCCCCCACCGCGGACACCGCCGGGATCCTGTCGCGGATCGCGCTCGACCACGTGGCGGCTCCCGGGTCGCTGAGCGGCATCACGGGCAACCCGATGTACGCGGGTCACCCGATGTATGCCGGTCATCCCATGTACGCGGGTCATCCCATGTATGGCGGGCACCCGATGTACGCGGGTCATCCCATGTATGGCGGGCACCCGATGTACGCGGGTCACCCGATGTATGCCGGGCACCCGATGTACGCCGGCCATCCGATGTATGCCGGGCACCCCGCCGACGCGATGCTGGAGTACCTCGCGGCCGGCTCGGGCGGTCGGGAACCGGTGGCCTGGGTCGGTCCGGCGCCGCAGCGCACGCCGTCGCCGGACCCCGCGGACCCCCTGCACCTCGACGAGGCCAAGACCCGACGCCGCCCTGTCGTGGCGATCCTCGACACGGGCGTCGGGCCGCACCCGTGGTTCGGCCTCGACCTGCCCGCCGGAGCGGGAGCGGTCTCACCGCCGCAGGGCGTCGCCTGGTCGGCGCCTGCGTCGTCGGGAGCAGCGTCGTCGGCAGCAGCGTCGTCGGCAGGCGTGTCGTCGGCGGCCGCAGGAGCCCGCGGGCCGGTGCCGGACGGCGTCGTCTGGCGTGACCCGGCCTTCACCATCCCCGACGGACCGAGCACGCCGCTCGGCACGTGCCCCGTGCCGGCCAGCCCTCGCGACGACAGCGAGGTCGGCGGGATGTCGATGCAACCGCTGACCGGGCCGCTCGACCTGGCGGCCGGGCACGGGACGTTCATGGCCGGGCTCGTCCACCAGCAGTGCCCGGACGCGCTGATCCTGGCCCCGCGCGTCTACGGCGGCTCGGCGATCGTCCCGGAGCGCGACCTGCTCCGCTCGCTGCGGCGTCTGCTGGTGTTCCACCTGCTCGGCCGCCGCGGCGTCCCCGGTCACGTCCCCGTCGACGTGCTCGTCCTGTCGCTCGGCTACCGCCACGAGCGCCCGGAGGACGAGAGCTTCGACCAGCCGTTCGGCAAGCTCCTGCACGCGCTGCGTGCCGCGGGCATCGTCGTGGTGTGCTCGAGCGGGAACGACGGGTCGACCGCGGAGACGTTCCCCGCGGCGTTCGCACCGCGGCTCCCCGCCGGGACGTCGCGCTACCGGGCCCCCGGCCCGGGGGGCGAGCAGGTGGCCCAGGTGGCCCAGGCGGCACTGCCGGCCGAGCCGCTCACGAAGGCCGAGACCCCGGTCATCGCCGTCGGCGCCCTCAACCCCGACGGGTCGACGGCGTACTTCAGCAACGACGGGCCGTGGGTGACCTGCCTGCGGCCCGGCGCCGGGCTGGTGAGCACCGCCCCCGTGACGCTCGACGGGATGTCGCCGGCATCGCGCGAGACGACGGACGCCGTGAGCGGCGAGCGGCGCGGGACGATCGACCCCGAGGGGTTCCAGGGCGGGTTCGCCGTCTGGAGCGGGACGTCGTTCGCCGCCCCCGTCTTCGCGGGGGAGCTCGCGGCGGCCATGCTCGACCAGCAGGTCGACCACCCGTACCCGGAACCCGACGCGGACGACGCCGCGCGCGCGGAATGGCTCTGGACGGCGGTGACGAGCACGACCCGCCTCGAGCCCACGGCCTGATACTGGCCGGACCCGGCCACCCGGCGGCTGCGGAGCGGACGTACGCTCTGCGGTGTGACCGGTCTGCTGGAGCGCGCGCAGCGTGCCTACTCCGACGCGCGTCACGCCGACGACGTCGGCCACTTCGCCGACGCGCTCGACCGGTACCGGCAGGTCGCCGCTCTCCTCGATCGAGAGGACGCCGACGCGGACGACGACGGCGTCGCCGCGCTGCGCGTGCGCGCCCTGCTCGGGGTGGCCCGCTGCCTCTACGAGACGACCACCGACCTGGACGCCGCGATGGGAATGGTCGGGCGGGCCGAGCAGGTGGTCGACGCGGCGAGCCTGGAGTCCGAGCGGACCGCCGTGCACGGGCAACGGGGCTTGCTGTGGGCACGGTCCGGCGACTACCGGGCGGCGCTCGCCGAGCTGGACCTCGTCACGCCCGGCGACGACGACGAGCCCACGCACGACGCCGCCGTCGTGCTGCTCAACCGCAGCGCCCTGCACCTCGACGTGGGCGACGTCGCGGCCGCGACGCAGGACCTGCGGACCGCGATCCGGTTCGCCGCCGCCGTCGGCAGCACCGCCATCGAGGCGATGGCGACACACAACCTCGGGTACCTGCACTTCCTGCTCGGCGACCTGCCGCGCGCCCTGCGGAGCATGGATGCCGCCGCGGCGCTCGGTGACACCCCCGAGCCGATCGGCCTCCTCGACCGTGCCCGCGTGCTCCTCGACGCGGGCCTGGTCACCGACGCCCTCGCCGACCTCGACCAGGCGGCCGGTCTTCTCGAGGGCGGGTCGGTCCTCGCACGGGCCGAGGTCGAGCTCACGCGGGCCGGGTGCCTCGTCGACCTGCGGCAGTACGACCGTGCGGTGGCGGCGGCCCAGGCCGCGGCCGCAGCCTTCACCAGCGCCGGCAACGCCCCCTGGGCGGCCCGCGCGCGCACGGTCGAGCTCGAGGCCCTGCTGGCCGACGACCGCGACGTGGCGACCCGGTCGGCACCGCCCATCCTGCGCGAGCGGGCCGCGCAGGCCGCCGAGCACGCCGTCCGCGACGACGTCGGCGGCGTCTTCGGCCGCATGCTGGTGACGTACCCGTCGCTGCTCGCCGCCGCCGAGTGGTCGGCGCTCGCGGGCGATCTCGACGCCGCCCGCGAGCAGGTGGCGCGGGTGCCGGCCGAGCTGGGCACGGCCCCGCTGTCGCTGCGGCTGAACCGCGCGGCGGTACTGGCCCGGATCGCGTTCGCCGAGGGACGCCGCGCGGTCGCGGTCCGCGCGGTGCGGCGCGGCCAGACGATGCTCGCCGAGCACAGCGGGCTCGGCTCCGTCGAGGCCGTGGCCGCGCGGGGCCTGCGCGCACTGCAGCTCAACCTCGTGGACACCGAGGCCGCGCTGGACACCGGGGACCCTGCGGCGCTGTTCGACGCCCTGGAGCGCGGCCGCGCGACGGCGGCCGGCACCGCCCGCCTCGTCCCGCCCGACGACGACGTCCTGGCCGACCTGCTCGAACGCGCGCGGGCGGAGCACCAGTCCGCGCTCGCTCTCGGCACCTCGGTGGAGCCCGACGCCCTGCGGCGCAAGCGCGCTCATCTGGTGCGGGCGCGCCGCCTCCAGGCGCAGGCCCGTCAGCGCTCCTGGCAGATCGAGGGCGACCGCCGCCCCGTGGAGCCCACCGTCGCCCGCGCCCTGCGTGCCGCGCTGCGCGGGCTTCCCGCGGACCGAGGCGCGGCCGTGGTCGTCTCCTACGCCGTGCTGGGTGGCCGGACGATCGCGGTGCGGGTGGACGCCCGAGGCCAGACGCTGCACGAGCTCGCCCCGCGCCGGGAGGTCACCGAGCTCGCCCGGCGGGCCCGCGCCGATCTCGCCGTCGTCGCCAACGCCCTGATCCCGGCCCCGCTGCGTCAGGCGGCCACCGGTGCCCTCGTTCGCACCCTGGACAGGCTGGACGCGCTGCTGCTCGCGCCGCTCGCCGTCGACGGCGATCTTCACGTCGTCGCCCGCGGGCAGCTCCTGACGCTGCCGTGGACCGCACTGCCGTCCCGTGCCGGGCGGCGCACGTGGGTGGGGGACCGCGTCGACCTGCGTCCCGGCCTGGTCGAGGCGGGGGCGACGCGGCCCGGGGGCGTCGTCGTCGTCGCCGGTCCCGGGACGGACGGCGGCACGTCGGAGGCGGCGGCCGTCGCCGCCGTCTGGCCGCGGGCGCGGCTGCTGACCGGAGCGGGAGCGACGACGGCGGCCGCGACGGCGGCCCTGCGCGACGCGGCCGTCGTGCACCTCGCCGCCCACGGGGTGCACGCCGCCGACAACGCCCTGTTCTCGATGCTGCGTCTCGCGGACGGGCCGCTGTTCGCCCACGAGCTCGACGGCGTCGACCTCACCGGTGCGGTCGTTGTGCTGTCCGCCTGCGAGCTCGGCCAGTCGACCTCCGACGTCGGGGGAGAGGCGCTCGGCTTCGCGAGCGTCCTGCTGCGGCACGGCGCCCGGGCGGTGATCGCCGCGGTCGCACCGCTGCGTGACGACGTCGCGGTGCGCGTCATGCCCCGGCTGCACGGAGGGTTGCGCGACGGGCTCCCGCCGGGTGCGGCGCTCGCGGCGGCGACGGCCGGCGAGACCACGCCGGTGCCGCTGGTGTGCTTCGGTCCGCTGGCGGTGTGACCGACGTCGCCCGCAGCCGGTTTCCGGGCACCCTGAGACGTCCTGTACAGTTCTCGGGTAACCCAAGACCGCCGGTCGTCTCCGGCTGCCCACCCGAGTTTCTCGAACGGGCTGTCGAGACCGAAGTCCCGCAGACGCTGCGGGGGCCTGCGCAGGTGTCACCAGCCTGGTTTCCAGGCAGCTCCTCGAGCCCCGGTGCGCATCTGCGCCGGGGCTCCTCCAGTTTCCGGGGGAGTTCGCCATCCAGGGAGCCGGTGGGACCACCATCGGAAGGATTGCCATGGCGAGGCCGGACAAGGCAGCCGCTGTCGCAGAGGTCGCGGACAAGCTCCGCGAGTCCAACGCGGCCGTGCTGACCGAGTACCGCGGGCTCACCGTCAAGCAGCTCAAGGAGCTGCGGCGGGCGCTCGGCGGCAACGCAACCTACGCCGTGGTGAAGAACACGCTCACCCAGATCGCGGCCAAGGAGGCCGGTGTCGAGGGTCTCGACGCCGACCTCAAGGGCCCGTCGGCCATCGCGTTCGTGACCGGTGACCCGGTCGAGTCCGCGAAGGCTCTGCGTGACTTCGCCAAGGCGAACCCTGCTCTGGTCATCAAGGGCGGTGTCCTCGACGGGCGCGCCCTGACCGCTGCAGAGATCACCAAGCTCGCGGACCTCGAGTCCCGCGAGGTGCTGCTGGCCAAGGCGGCCGGTGCGATGAAGGCCAAGATCAGCCAGGCTGCCTACGCCTTCACCGCCAAGCCCGCCCAGGTCGCGCGCGTCATCGACGCCCTGCGTCAGAAGCAGGAAGCCGCTGCCTGATCCGCGCCCGCGGATCGTGCAGCACCCCCACACCACCACGCTTCTGACTGGCGTCCAGCCAAGAAGCTTTGAACGGAAGGAACGCCATCATGGCGAAGCTCACCACCGAGGAGCTCATCGAGCAGTTCAAGGGTCTGACCCTGATCGAGCTGTCGGACTTCGTGAAGGTCTTCGAGGAGACGTTCGACGTCACCGCCGCCGCCCCGGTCGCCGTGGCCGCTGCCGGCCCCGCCGCCGCTGCCGCCGAGGCCGTGGAGGAGAAGGACGAGTTCGACGTCATCCTCACCGCCGCCGGTGACAAGAAGATCCAGGTCATCAAGGAGGTGCGCGCGCTCACGTCGCTCGGCCTCAAGGAGGCCAAGGACCTCGTGGACGGCGCCCCGAAGCCCGTTCTCGAGAACGTCGCCAAGGACGCGGCCGAGAAGGCCAAGGCCCAGCTCGAGGGCGCCGGCGCCACCGTCGAGCTCAAGTGATCGCAGCGGCCTAGCCGCTCGACACGGTGCGGCGGGCCTGGCCCGCGGCACGTCTCACTGACGAGGCCCCGTCCCCACTGCGGTGGGGGCGGGGTCTTCGTCTCGCCGGAGGGCGTAGACTCTCCGGCGCCGCTGTTCTTGGGCGGCATGTAGTTCTTGGGCGGCATATGGCGGCCACCGAGACAACGCCTCGCAACTCCCGGTCCCTGGGGTCATCGACCCCTTCTGAACAACGACCGGCCCGGCTTGGCGTCCTTGGGCGCGCCTTCGCGCAATGGACGAACTTGACAGGGTCGGTTATGCTAGCGCTTTGCGCTCGCGTGTGCCCACGATGCCGTCCCCGATCCCGTCAAACGCCGTCCCATCCCCCTGCCTCGCGCCGGGGGACACGGGTCTGAGCGCTGACGCCCGCAGGGGTGGACCGTTCGGTGC
The Xylanimonas cellulosilytica DSM 15894 DNA segment above includes these coding regions:
- the secE gene encoding preprotein translocase subunit SecE — translated: MSESAGAVEARGTSPRKNGERKGLFARIALFVRQVVGELKKVVSPTRQELLTYTGVVLVFVAIVMAFVGLLDYLIGLGVFALFG
- a CDS encoding CHAT domain-containing protein, encoding MTGLLERAQRAYSDARHADDVGHFADALDRYRQVAALLDREDADADDDGVAALRVRALLGVARCLYETTTDLDAAMGMVGRAEQVVDAASLESERTAVHGQRGLLWARSGDYRAALAELDLVTPGDDDEPTHDAAVVLLNRSALHLDVGDVAAATQDLRTAIRFAAAVGSTAIEAMATHNLGYLHFLLGDLPRALRSMDAAAALGDTPEPIGLLDRARVLLDAGLVTDALADLDQAAGLLEGGSVLARAEVELTRAGCLVDLRQYDRAVAAAQAAAAAFTSAGNAPWAARARTVELEALLADDRDVATRSAPPILRERAAQAAEHAVRDDVGGVFGRMLVTYPSLLAAAEWSALAGDLDAAREQVARVPAELGTAPLSLRLNRAAVLARIAFAEGRRAVAVRAVRRGQTMLAEHSGLGSVEAVAARGLRALQLNLVDTEAALDTGDPAALFDALERGRATAAGTARLVPPDDDVLADLLERARAEHQSALALGTSVEPDALRRKRAHLVRARRLQAQARQRSWQIEGDRRPVEPTVARALRAALRGLPADRGAAVVVSYAVLGGRTIAVRVDARGQTLHELAPRREVTELARRARADLAVVANALIPAPLRQAATGALVRTLDRLDALLLAPLAVDGDLHVVARGQLLTLPWTALPSRAGRRTWVGDRVDLRPGLVEAGATRPGGVVVVAGPGTDGGTSEAAAVAAVWPRARLLTGAGATTAAATAALRDAAVVHLAAHGVHAADNALFSMLRLADGPLFAHELDGVDLTGAVVVLSACELGQSTSDVGGEALGFASVLLRHGARAVIAAVAPLRDDVAVRVMPRLHGGLRDGLPPGAALAAATAGETTPVPLVCFGPLAV
- the rplL gene encoding 50S ribosomal protein L7/L12, translated to MAKLTTEELIEQFKGLTLIELSDFVKVFEETFDVTAAAPVAVAAAGPAAAAAEAVEEKDEFDVILTAAGDKKIQVIKEVRALTSLGLKEAKDLVDGAPKPVLENVAKDAAEKAKAQLEGAGATVELK
- the rplK gene encoding 50S ribosomal protein L11, producing the protein MPPKKKVSGLIKLQINAGAATPAPPIGPALGQHGVNIMEFCKAYNAATESQRGNVVPVEITVYEDRSFTFITKTPPAAELIKKAAGVAKGSATPHTVKVASLSADQIREIAQTKMDDLNANDIDAAMKIVAGTARSMGITTQL
- the nusG gene encoding transcription termination/antitermination protein NusG codes for the protein MSQEPLDQENVDATEDLGTPAEPEAALDAPVDADVADESAEPAEESAEPTEEPAEEPAEPDEEDPAEEFKRTLRSQLGDWYVIHSYAGYENRVKANLENRIQSLNMEDYIFQIEVPMEEVTEIKNAQKKTVRRVRIPGYVLVRMDLTDESWGAVRHTPGVTGFVGHTHQPVPLTLDEVFSMLAPTMLEAPAAAGKPSTAAAKAKAAAVVVDFEVGESVTVTDGPFDTLPATISEINVEAQKLKVLVSIFGRETPVELSFNQVAKI
- a CDS encoding RNA polymerase sigma factor, which encodes MTSDDDVAPDTAVGEPETLGDRAALALLEYREGRTDAMTELVREATPLLWHTVRAQGVDRDTADDVVQGVWAALVRHAHTIAEPHAVLKWLLVTARRAAWEAVRRTRDDQRRRAELPDDSPTSPHVLPDPQPGPDAHLLRDEQDRAVWRALLRLPERCQELLRLVSLADRPDYRMISAAIGMPVGSIGATRGRCLAKLRTVLADLGEDPWTA
- the rplA gene encoding 50S ribosomal protein L1, translated to MAKHGKAYRAVADKIDRDALYAPLDAVRLAKETSTTKYDATVEVAFRLGVDPRKADQMVRGTVNLPHGTGKTARVLVFANGPKAAEAEAAGADIVGGDELIERVAAGFTDFDSAVATPDLMGKVGRLGKVLGPRGLMPNPKTGTVTMDVTKAVTEIKGGKIEFRVDKHANLHFIIGKVSFDEAKLAENYAAALDEILRLKPSTSKGRYLTKATISTTMGPGIPVDPSRTTKLTEDSAA
- the rplJ gene encoding 50S ribosomal protein L10, giving the protein MARPDKAAAVAEVADKLRESNAAVLTEYRGLTVKQLKELRRALGGNATYAVVKNTLTQIAAKEAGVEGLDADLKGPSAIAFVTGDPVESAKALRDFAKANPALVIKGGVLDGRALTAAEITKLADLESREVLLAKAAGAMKAKISQAAYAFTAKPAQVARVIDALRQKQEAAA
- a CDS encoding S8/S53 family peptidase, giving the protein MASQPTPQEWLQGMLPRLLPTDPGTTRRVGDKPPLPTWYVGDRLIVDMPTPEAADGQDRAEAEAECVWLRELRTVAEQLDLRVEVQPESYEDLELLQAVGADDLLGPETKAELHRLFGTFVRLAPATDGSSADVWSVLATVYGRSASDDDDRALTDVVRGLTKAFTEAREPTSAPTADTAGILSRIALDHVAAPGSLSGITGNPMYAGHPMYAGHPMYAGHPMYGGHPMYAGHPMYGGHPMYAGHPMYAGHPMYAGHPMYAGHPADAMLEYLAAGSGGREPVAWVGPAPQRTPSPDPADPLHLDEAKTRRRPVVAILDTGVGPHPWFGLDLPAGAGAVSPPQGVAWSAPASSGAASSAAASSAGVSSAAAGARGPVPDGVVWRDPAFTIPDGPSTPLGTCPVPASPRDDSEVGGMSMQPLTGPLDLAAGHGTFMAGLVHQQCPDALILAPRVYGGSAIVPERDLLRSLRRLLVFHLLGRRGVPGHVPVDVLVLSLGYRHERPEDESFDQPFGKLLHALRAAGIVVVCSSGNDGSTAETFPAAFAPRLPAGTSRYRAPGPGGEQVAQVAQAALPAEPLTKAETPVIAVGALNPDGSTAYFSNDGPWVTCLRPGAGLVSTAPVTLDGMSPASRETTDAVSGERRGTIDPEGFQGGFAVWSGTSFAAPVFAGELAAAMLDQQVDHPYPEPDADDAARAEWLWTAVTSTTRLEPTA